The Gemmatimonadaceae bacterium DNA window CGACCCGCAGTATCAGCGGGGCGCGCCGCGCGGGCATGCGGAGATTCGGCAGCGCCACCGAGAGAGCGGCGGCGCGCTGGAGAAACGCTCGTCTATCGATCGATTTTGTCATCTGGAATCGCAAAAAACCGATGCAAGGGATGCGCCGATTTTTGTGCGGCAGCGGACGCCTGGATACAGCCTCGAACATCGCGATTTCTTGATGCGCCAACAATCGATGATTAGACGGCCTGATCGGAACGCTTCGTGCATTGGCCCCGGGGCCGAACCTGGAGACGGCAACGCACAACATGGTCTTCGTTTCTCAGTACGACAGCGTACGTCGTCCGGCATCGTGGCTCGTGCTCGCATCGCTGCTCGCCGCGCTGCTCGCATCGCTGCTCGGCGGATGCAAGACGGAAGCATCGCGCTCTACCGGCAGCACCAACGTCGAGCGCGGCGCCGCACCGGCGAATGGTGAAGTCGATCTCGCCGCCGACGACGGACAGTGGGTTCGTCCGGCGAAAGATCTCGCATCGACGCGGTTCAGCGGCCTGACCGAGATCAACACGACGAACGTGAAGAATCTCCGCGTCATCGCCACGTTCTCGACGGGAACGCTGCGCGGCCACGAAGCGGCGCCGATCGTCGTCGGCAACACGATGTACATCATCACGCCGTACCCGAACTACGTCTACGCGCTCGATCTCACGAAGCCAGGCCTTCCGACGAAGTGGATGTACAATCCCAAGCCGGAGCTCGCGTCGCAGGGCGTCGCGTGCTGCGACGTCGTCAATCGCGGCCTCGTGTACGACAACGGCAAGTTGTTCTTCAACACCCTCGACGATCACACCATCGCGCTCGACGCCGCGACCGGCAAGGAAGTCTGGAACACGAAAGTCGGCGACATCAACATGGGCGAGACGATCACCATGGCGCCGCTCGTCGCAAAGGGCAAAGTGCTCGTCGGCGATTCGGGCGGCGAGATGGGCGTGCGCGGTTGGCTCAAGGCGCTCGATGCCACGACCGGCACCGTCGTGTGGACGGCGTATCACACGGGGCCCGACAAGGATGTGCTGATCGGCCCCGACTTCAAGCCATTCTACGCCAAGGATAAAGGCAAGGACCTCGGCGTGAGCTCGTGGCCGCCCGACGGGTGGAAGATCGGCGGCGGCACGATGTGGGGCTGGATCTCCTACGATTCGACGAGCGGCATGATCTTCTACGGCTCGGCGAATCCGGGCCCGTGGAATCCGGATCAGCGGCCGGGCGACAACAAGTGGACGTCGACGCTCTTCGCGCGCAAGATCGACGACGGCCA harbors:
- a CDS encoding methanol/ethanol family PQQ-dependent dehydrogenase, whose amino-acid sequence is MVFVSQYDSVRRPASWLVLASLLAALLASLLGGCKTEASRSTGSTNVERGAAPANGEVDLAADDGQWVRPAKDLASTRFSGLTEINTTNVKNLRVIATFSTGTLRGHEAAPIVVGNTMYIITPYPNYVYALDLTKPGLPTKWMYNPKPELASQGVACCDVVNRGLVYDNGKLFFNTLDDHTIALDAATGKEVWNTKVGDINMGETITMAPLVAKGKVLVGDSGGEMGVRGWLKALDATTGTVVWTAYHTGPDKDVLIGPDFKPFYAKDKGKDLGVSSWPPDGWKIGGGTMWGWISYDSTSGMIFYGSANPGPWNPDQRPGDNKWTSTLFARKIDDGQAVWAYQLTQHDLHDYDGINEQILADLTINGAKRAVLIRPDRNGYVYVVDRKTGEVISANPYGFINSTTGVDLKTGALQYNPEKATTLGKVVREICPAAPGMKDWQPSAYSPKLGLLFIPHQNLCMDEEGLSANYIAGTPYVGMNVKMYPGPGGNRGVFQAWNPVTGKEVWSIKEDLPVWSGTVVTAGDVAFYGTMDGWFKAVDARTGNILWQFKTGSGIIGQPITYKGPDGHQYVAVLSGIGGWSGAIVAGGLDARDSSAALGFVNAMKDLPSKTTKGGMLYVFAL